The DNA region CGTTGAACTGCTTTTTTTGGAAGCACTATGGCAAAACTGTGCGTTACATGAATCTTCCTTGATGGGACCCTCGTACCAGTATGTCCCGTCAAAGAGGACGGCAGACGATTTGCTTCAATCCCCAAGTACAAACCATGCATCTGTACCTCAATCTTTTTTACCATCTACCATCCGAATATCATCCATCTTTTCATAACATTCGCCTGAACCCCATCTAATTTAGCAATGATCGCAATGGGTCGAATCATTGACGGCTTCTTTAATGGATTCACCAGTGGAAGTGGCCTGGTTAGAGTCTGTTACCGTGTTCTGCACCGCTTCTACTGGATGGGTACCGCCCGGAAGCAAATCGGCGCATGCTCGCTCCAAATAAGGATCTGCATGAATGAAATCACGGAACGCGGTATATTCGTTCCACATGTCAGCCGTTTGGCCTGCCTGGCCGCGTACTGCACGGATCAAAATATTCTTCGGTGTATGTTCCATATCGATAAATTCCAGCAATTGCGTTTTGTATCCCATCAGATCGAGCAGTTTAGCCCGGATGGCATCCGTTGCCAATGCAGAGAAACGTTCCTTCAGAATACCATGCGACAACAACGGATTCATCACAGTAGACTCAATCTGGTCAAACAGCTCATGCTGGCAGCACGGTACAGAAAGAATGACCGAAGCCCCCCAACGAACGGCTTTCTCTAGTGCGGCATCGGTAGCTGTATCACAGGCATGCAGCGTCACGACCATATCCACTTCGTTTAGTTCATCGTAATCGGCAATGTCTCCGACAAGAAACTTCAGATCACCATAATGAAGCTTGTTCGCCAGATCATTGCAATGTTCGATGACATCGGCCTTCAGATCGAGCCCAATAATCTGGAGTGATCTGCGCTGCTGTACGGACAAATAATGATATAAAGCAAAGGTCAGATACGACTTTCCGCAGCCAAAATCAACAATGGTGAGTGGGCGTTCCTCCGGCAAGTGGGGAATGACATCCTGCACCATTTCGAGGAAACGGTTGATCTGTCTAAACTTGTCATACTTGCGGGCCAGCACACGACCTTCTTCATTCATGATCCCCAGCTCAACCAGGAACGAGACGGGAACTCCCTCTTCCAGCACATATTGCTTTTTGCGATTATGCGAGAGGTCCACCGCAATCTTAGAAGGGGACTTGGTCAGTATGGACACTTTATATTTTTTGCTGATCAATATTTGATAGTCTGCATCTGTTGTACAGAGCAGCCCTTGACGAAACGTCTCTTCGAATAGCAAAGTCATGCGTTCTGCCGCTTCAGCCGGAGTCAAATTCTCGTGCAGCACTTTGTTGTTATAGTGAAATGCGAATTGATAGTGTAACTGGTTCTTCAGCGTTACCGGCTTGACTTGCACTTTGGTATACGAGACATTGTCCCGTCTGCGCAGCTGGCTCCAGGTCGCTGAGATCAGCGAATTCTGTTCAAAGATGTCTTGTATAAGCTTTCGCAATGAATCCACGGGGTACATCTCACTTTCGATTTGGTTTGGTCAACCGTTACCATACCACAATTCCGTTCCCTCTCCAAGTTAAGGCTAAGGCGCATATTCCAATCCGTTAACGGCTCAGCTCAGCAAGCCCCTCTTCGACTTCCTCACGGGGCAGGCCCCCTTCTTGCAGCTGCTGGTCTTCAAGCAGTATTAATCTTTCGTAGAATGCCTGCACATCATCGCGATAATGAACGGGATGTTCATCGTCTACCTGCAATAGTCTGTACCAGCTGTTCTCTGCCTGATCATAACGCCCCTGCTGTTCCCGATACAATGCAAGCTGTTTTTCCGTTCGTGCAGGCAGTTCATATCCTCTAATTTGCGCTAATATCCCTTCGACTCGACCCGGGGCATCCAGCAGCTTCGGATTGGCCCCATTGTGGAGTGCATACAGATAAAAGTGAAGTGCTCTCATCAATCGAATAAGTGCTTCATCCTCTGACTCCAGCTTTTCTTGGTCGTCTATGCCCTCTACTTTGGCCTTTTCATGATATATATATGCCTCTTCCTCAATAAGCCTGGCGGCTTGCTGCAGATTGTCCACTTCTATGACACCACGAAAACGGAACATTTCAATGACATCCTCCGCAGGCAGTGAGTTCAGCAAAGATAAATTTAAGCCAAACTGTCTACGCAGCAGCTCGTCCAGTTCGGACAGAGCCTCCGTATGTTTGCGCTGTTGTTTGAGTGTAAATACTTTGCCGATCGCTTCGGTCATTTCCTCCATCATGCGGAGCAGATAATCTTTCCTGAACATCCTAAATGCCCCCTCATTGTTCGATCAGTATACATCCCAGTTTCATTTTCATGATCCATTCTCATTATTTTAATTCATGCCATGACAAAAAGCCAAAACACGGCTTCATCCATGCTCTGGCCTGTGACCAATATAACATAACCCCTGCTGTTCATGAGTGAACGCTGCAGGGGTCATGCAGGTGCCAAATGATCCCTAGCGTAGGCTAAGTCATCGCACCCCCTATTTATATTCCAAAAAAATCACTTCGATAAACCCGTCAAAAATGCTTTAATGACCCGAACTAATTCTTCCGGAGCTTCATACATGCTCATATGGCCTGCTCCAGGAATCACGGCTTGCACGA from Paenibacillus sp. JNUCC-31 includes:
- a CDS encoding class I SAM-dependent methyltransferase, producing MYPVDSLRKLIQDIFEQNSLISATWSQLRRRDNVSYTKVQVKPVTLKNQLHYQFAFHYNNKVLHENLTPAEAAERMTLLFEETFRQGLLCTTDADYQILISKKYKVSILTKSPSKIAVDLSHNRKKQYVLEEGVPVSFLVELGIMNEEGRVLARKYDKFRQINRFLEMVQDVIPHLPEERPLTIVDFGCGKSYLTFALYHYLSVQQRRSLQIIGLDLKADVIEHCNDLANKLHYGDLKFLVGDIADYDELNEVDMVVTLHACDTATDAALEKAVRWGASVILSVPCCQHELFDQIESTVMNPLLSHGILKERFSALATDAIRAKLLDLMGYKTQLLEFIDMEHTPKNILIRAVRGQAGQTADMWNEYTAFRDFIHADPYLERACADLLPGGTHPVEAVQNTVTDSNQATSTGESIKEAVNDSTHCDHC
- a CDS encoding DUF6483 family protein, coding for MFRKDYLLRMMEEMTEAIGKVFTLKQQRKHTEALSELDELLRRQFGLNLSLLNSLPAEDVIEMFRFRGVIEVDNLQQAARLIEEEAYIYHEKAKVEGIDDQEKLESEDEALIRLMRALHFYLYALHNGANPKLLDAPGRVEGILAQIRGYELPARTEKQLALYREQQGRYDQAENSWYRLLQVDDEHPVHYRDDVQAFYERLILLEDQQLQEGGLPREEVEEGLAELSR